A stretch of DNA from Ricinus communis isolate WT05 ecotype wild-type chromosome 4, ASM1957865v1, whole genome shotgun sequence:
CTGCATTAAGTCTGTTGTATCCAAGGCTCATGATGAAGGAATCAAATCTCTTATACCAACACCTCGGCGCCTGCTTTAAACCGTATAAAGATTTGTTCAACCTACAAACCAAGTTccgctttcctttttcttcaaaaccttctagctggagcatataaatttcttcctcAAGATCTCCATAAAGAAAAGCTGTTTTCATATCTAGCTGCTCTAGATGTAAGTCAAATTTAGCACACATCGCCAAGACTACTCAAACAGTTGTTAATCGAACCACAGGGAAAAATATTTCGTTGAAGTCAATTCCCTCTTCCTGAGCATATCCTTTCACCACCATTCTTACACGAAACCGCTCCACTTGATCACcactatttcttttgatcttaaaGACCCATTTGTTGCCAATGGCCTTTCTTCCTTGTGGTAGTGGCACAAGCTCCTAAGTCTTGTTCTTATGCAGAGCTTCCATCTCTTATTGCATTGCTGCCATCTACTGAAATGCATATGAACTGCTAATTGCTTCTTGGAGAGTTGATGGCTCCCCTTCCTCAGTTAGAAGATAGTATGCGACATTGCTGCCTATATCATAATCTTTCTGCAAGGTTGGTGTAAATTTTGTATGTTTTCCCTTTCCAAGTTCTGACTCTTCAGACTCAGCTGGCTCCTCAAACTCGACTGGTTCTTCCTTTTCGTGCTCTGGTGCTGCTTTagaagaatcttcttctgtaGACTTTCTTTCCACCTGTATAGTTGTAGtctctgaattttcttttgaagtacTATCATCTTCTCCAttcaatttatcttctaagAAGATTACATCCCTGCTGATTATAACCTTGTGGGCAGTGGGATCCCACAGGCGATAcctgtaacacccggaatttttttatatatatttaatagtgagtttttatttaagttaattttagctttatttttattcaagtaaactatttgagaaatgattatattttggttattcaaattttcccaaatgcatatttatataagtaaaattatatattgaaaaattttggaagaaattataaaggatgtttttataaaagaattttgggaaaattggtattataattgattagtagtattaaattttaagttggaatttgattatttaatttaattgtgttaggactaaattggaaatttattttggaataaggattaaaagtataattttatttttgtgagggtttaatagaaatttgtgagtttggtattttcgtaaataaatatgtcggtcaggggtatttttgtaattgtgtattttcaataattcggatttggcccaaattaaatagttaggggcttaattgaaaggctaaaaagaagtttgggggtcaaattggaattctgcaggatgaaattgtaagtaattaagaaagttgagggaccaaattgtaataaggaaaagttcaggagtcaaatgtcgatattgaagggaaagaaatcggggaagaagaaaggaggagagagagagagagtgcggTACGGGGAAGAGAGTGAGGGGAGCTGCAGTCGGTGGCGACCGTCGGGGGGCGTGGAGTCTTGGCCGACAGGCGGCGTCTTGGCTGGCAGCAGCTCAGAAGGCTTCAGGCGTGTTCCATTTGTTTTCGGCGTTGTTGGCGGCCGAGtcgggtggcgatcggctcctgaGAGCTTTCTTTTAGCGGCCGGCAGTGGCgctgtggtggccggagacggaagatccggtggagagagaaaatggtggcagccgGCGTTTTTCAGCTTTTCTGGCGAGATCCagcggaggatggatgatcggaggacgtatcccgactttcctctgctcaagcttcgcgatggcaccggtttggtggcgatcgggcttcatttgcgaatcgacggtcgagatcgtccgcaaatctctccggatgatcgggtgtcagatcggaaaatcggaagtggggatcgtcatcagcgcgtcgttgtgagtccgatggtgtgttcggatcgtcgatcggactccggcggctggaggcgagtcgaccgagcgatcgagcgtctcgatgatctgtctgttcggcttgctccaaccgaggcaccagagcagagctaggaggtcgccaaacctgtgagttaaagtcatttaatcattgcactattgctaagtctgatttaatatgctattttgaaagtttatgcataatatgattattagtatcgcaaaataaatgatttcacttgattattaatatttgaaataatataaatattattattagtctgttataataagataaacgttattatttttcccctcacaaatttcacgttgttttaccttaaatttttaatctttatttcgatatgtgttggttgagttcatcagataatgatatttattatatgtgatgattgcgaattgggaaatgtggcttgtagaacatgccgcctgatgggttacatcagatCGCGCGcagtaatgatcatggatataagattattatggatttgtttgccccgatcgagcattgctctccgGGTGATTGATTaggagttaaggtccccgatcgagcgatgctctcggggccggcttatttggaattcaagtgttcggaggtaaggacctgatcgagcttgctctctgggtgccagacctgttggattaagagagccgaaaggctactagaaatttggggtttagggttctaccgagccactagtcccgtaaaagtaaaaatatatttttatttattcatttatttatttattatggtatgattataatatggattgtatttacgtgcatggttgatattttgattcgaatgattaatattttatgtgaaggaaatagtagggtatgattatagtatggtttgatatcttgatttgaataatctatgttttctcgagaagaagcaatagtccctagattatttgattttaactcactctagacccatactctagtttttttttccggattcgtgactgttagttctccatgactcttattcaagaacccgactccttcatcatcgggtgatgtatttgatttggtatgtaaattggtaaatcttagattctccgcagtagtaatagtaaatgtatcagttgtaaattttctgagtttcgggtctcgcctagtttttctggcagaccgaagtatttatgtagaatgtagctgttaagataaattgtggctttaataatattaatttgagatgagatttgtttaagtcagtgagtgtcaggcttactacgggtttcggtggccttacgcctacccattccctagtgccggtcacgggcccacgggtggggtcgtgacaatacCCCTTCACACCATCAGCATATCCCAAGAAAAAACACTTCCTGGATTTTGGATCtaactttgtagtttcttGGGTATTATACATCACATACACAGGACTTCCAAATATATGGAGGTTTGAATAATCAATTGACTTCCCAGTCCACATCTCCATCGGTGTCTTTTAATCAATTGCTGTAAATGGAGACCGGTTAATCACATAACAGGCGGTGTTAACTGCCTCAGCCCATAATGCCTTATTCGGGCCTGTAGCTCCCAACATTGCTCTAGTTCTTTCTAACAGAGTTCTGTTCATACGCTCTGCcactccattttgttgaggAGTGTATGCCGTAGTGAACTGCCTCTTGATGCCTTCTTGCTTGCAAAAGCTATCAAAGTCATTACTTGTGTATTCTCCTCCATTATCTGTCCTCAAACACTTGATCTTATTGCCTGAATCAAGTTCAACCCGTGCTTTGTAAGTTTTGAAAACGGCAAATACATCTCCCTTGctagcatgaaaatctgaattagaattacaatcacattcttgaacaacatGTTTTGTAATTCAATCacttgtaaatataataattcattcaatgttcaaatataaaccattaaatatttgttactgctagcataaaaatattttacagatggcaatcattaaaacaaaatatttttcgtAGTTGCAACCAACAATCTACccagtaaaaaaaaaagtaaaaaaaaaatacccgAGACTGAGCAATGGCGGCACAGTTATGGGAAGAGAGAgcgctaaagaggaagacgtctACGCAAGCCAATTCTTACTTTTGCCTTTTTGTGAGCCAATTATGTGTGGCGCTAAAGAGGAAAACGTCTAGGCGAgcaaatttcttccttcttccttttgattttctgtcGAAAAATTTGCCTTAGGGATTTTGTCTTtctgaattgaaaattgagaGGTGTGGTGGTGTGTTCTAAATAGGAAGACGTCTACGCGAGccaatttcttccttcttcattttgattttctgtcCAGAAATTTACCTTaggaattttgtctttctgaATTGTAAAATGGGAGGTGTGACGGTAtgttctaaagaggaagacgatGTATTCAAATTGTTAAGTGTAGGCTTGTAGTATGTGGTAGGAAAATATATTAAggttaagttaataaattataaagttaGTATTAGAGAAATGTATATTAGTATCAGTAtactatatgatatattaatatataatttatatttttttatggagtataaagtacattataatattatagttacttttaatatatagtattttctcttatttcgataataattgtttaaaataatttttttatagagtataaagtattttataatattatagttatttttaataggtattatttatataatataaataattattaataaatatatgtaaaaaatttggTTCAACGGTTTGGTCCGGAGCAGTACAAGACGGATCGGTTATGGTACGGTTATGGTAcagtttttactaaagaactagtaccataccgtaatagtaaaaaaattcggatcAGTTCAATTTGGTTATAAAAACTTTTGGTTATTTCGGTTCTGGTATTTTTCGGTATGGTTATTCGGTTCGGACGAgaatcaccgagatccatgctcagccctagTCACAAGGCATCAACTCAAGACGAAGGTGGAGGAATTGCTAAAAAGTCTAATATAATGAAACTGAAGGGATTGGCTCGAAAGAGTATCAGCAAAGGAGGATCTTCCACAAAAAATTTGGAAGATTTTGTTGCTCAGTTAAAGCAGCTCAACCTTTGAAGACTGTTTCATCTCCTGTGTTCTTTTTGTTTGTAGACTGGAAGATTCTGGAGCAGTTGGTGTACTAGATTTTGTTTAAtctaaaatagaaagacacGCAAGCCCACGTGCctatcatattattaatttaatctaaaggGAATTATAATCATGaaggaaataaacaaacaaaggCCTAATACAACAACAGAAAGGCTGGCCATATATAACATAGCCAATGACTTCTTCATGATTCATGAATAAAAGTTTACAGCATTAGCACATTTCAGAATCTGAGATCTTCAAGCTTTTGGGGTTTGTATCATGGAAAAGAAGCCTCATGTGATAGTCATACCATATCCAGCACAAGGCCATGTTGCCCCGCTCATGAAGCTGGCATACAAACTTGCTGACCATGGAATCAAGGTCACATTCGTTAACTCAGAATCCATACATGGAAGAATCATGGCTGCAATGCCCGAGAATCTCGAGGAGAAAATACCAATAAGCCTAATTTCAATTTCGGATGGAGTGGAGTCCAACCGTGATAGAAAAGATcgaatcaaaaaattaaagagtatATCAAGTTCTATGCCAGGCAATCTGCAGAAATTGATTGAAAGTCTTAATCAGTCGGCCAATCATGATGATCAAGTATCTTGTGTCATAGCAGATTTAACACTTAAAGGAGCACTGGAAGTAGCCAAGAAGATGGGCATTAAGCGAGCTGGGGTACTACCTTATGGAGTAGGAAACTTGGCCTTGCAACTACATGCTCCAAAGCTTATCGAGGATGGAATCATAGATGCTGATGGTAAGAATATGACTGACTCTATGTTTCTAACTTCAATTTGTTCGTCAGATTATGTTTAGGTGAGTCAATAtgtagagaaaataatttaactcaTTTTGATAGGAACACTTGTAATTCTTCTGCAGGAATGCCATTGAAAGATGAGGTCATCTGTCTGGCAAAAACATTTCCTCCCTGCAATTCAAATGAATTAGTATGGAGTGTATCAGGTGAAACAGAGATGCAGAAATTCATATTTGCACAATTTATTCGTGACATTGCAGAAGCTGCCAGGAATTCCAATTGGCTTCTTGTCAATTCATTTTCTGAACTTGAGCCGTCAGCCTGTGATTTGATTCCTGATGCCTCACCCATCGGACCCTTTTGCGCAAACAATCATTTGGGACAACCTTTTGCTGGAAACTTGTGGCGTGAGGACTCAACTTGCTTAAATTGGCTAGATCAGCAACCCGAAGACTCAGTCATCTATGCTGCATTTGGCAGCACAGGAGTCTGCAACCAGCAACAACTTAACGAATTAGCAATTGGTCTTGAGATGATAGGCCAGCCATTTTTGTGGGTTGTTAGATCAGATTTTACAAAAGGGTCGCTCACAGAATTCCCTGATGGATTCATGGAAAGAGTAGCGACTTATGGGAAGATAGTTGAATGGGCTCCCCAAGAGCAAGTGTTAGCTCACCCTTCTACTGCATGTTTCTTTTCCCATTGCGGATGGAATTCAACCATGGAAGGTCTAACCATGGGAATACCTTTTCTATGCTGGCCTTGCCTTGTAGATCAATTTCACAACAAGAGTTACATATGTGAAACTTGGAAGGTTGGTCTAGGAGTAATCCCAGATGAGAACGGGATAGTAACAAGGAATGAAATCAAAGCAAAGATAGAGAAATTACTCTCtgataaagatataaaagCCAACTCCCTTAAGCTGAAAGAAATGTCTCAGAAGAGCATCAGTGAAGGTGGAtcttctttcaagaacttcaTAAGCTTTGTTGAACAGATAAAGCAATAATGGGTGTTTTTGATTGTTGCTGCTTCTGCATGGGGATATAAAAGctgtttaattattattattagtatcattggcatcattattattaataaggaGATTGGATTACCAGAGTTTGAAGCATATTATACCATCTGGTGGCTTTCagttgtaattaaaaatagttttgaattgatttttagttgtttattaggagtttttataattaaatgaactAAACTGTAATTTAAAGTTAACCAAAATCAAGGTATGTAATTTGacctttaattgcttttcctttttcatttagAATTTCTTGCTTCCCTGTGTTGCTTTACAGGTGAGTTTGTTTCCAACAAATAAGCTCGAACATTGTggttaatagaaaaaaaaaagagtaaattttGTGATTCCTAGactcttctttctttgataAGACTTATATGTTGATTAATTAGGGTTGATAATTCGTATAATGTCGCATTTAATCTTATCGTATCTCATGCGTGTatagtttaatataattaactcgttaatcatattaaatttatttatcttaaatctaaacatatttaatttatgtatgGTATTTATGTAGTTTAATCGAATTGTATCAATAATTGTGAGTCCTACCTCAGTTCTGTTCCTGATAAGATTTGGAGGGGCACCTTGATCTATATGTGGTGTCAATATTTTCTTGGACAAGAGAACATAGATTGGCTTCGTTCCACAAGGAGACAATGATAGTGCAAATGAAAACAAACGACAGCTCACTACTCTTCCATACATAATATCGTAGGCAATGACTTCATGGCCACCAATAGACTTTCGTGCAATCAAGAGCCAATATTAAAATgcattttaatagaaaataaaaatagttgatgtgatataaataataattgaggGGAGACTCCCCTAAATTACGTatccataatatatatatatatatatatatatacataataatatgCATGGGAGTCAAACGACAGTTTATCAGTAGAAGTGAGCAATTGTAAGATTTGTAGAGATCATTGCTTTCCAATCTTTTTCAGTATCAATTGTTATGTGGTTGTGTAATAACATTAATAGATTAGATGAGAGTACACAAAAGAGGGGATTCAAACCATTGATACAACAAAAgcctctctttttttatttttaaatatttgaaattggtACCTCAGATGTAATTTACTTTTGGccattcattttctattttctttggtCAACATGAACATTTTCTTCTGAAGTTTCAATTTGCTGATATTGAGggatattaatttctttgtgATTGTGACATGTTTTTCTATAGCAAAAATGGAAAAGTATGGTTTGACGGTTTTACATTTAAGAGACTGTATTTTTTTTCGTGACAAAAAAGTAACATAtgatttaatgtatttttttacattttaactATTCTATAAAgtaatatctttaaatttatattatttaatattagtataatactTATTTTCAATAACAAAATCACTTGTTAAGTGATTTAATGTATAAATAGTTACATTGAACTCAtgtttaataagattaatatatatttttttaattttatcagaaataaaatgaaatataatccttaaaataaaattataatatcctTAGAAGTATTATAATAGATAATAGTTGATCTGATGACAATcacctataaaataattttattattgaaataaattataaaaattataaaaatattaatttataacataataaaaatataataacgttaaatcacaaaataaaaggaaaaaaaaaaacccaggGTGGGTAACGCGGTCCTGTGCCACAAGCGAGGGGCCGTAAAAAGTGGCGGGACATTGGGTCTAGTAGGGAATCGGGTTCCAAGTGGGCCTTTTGCTGGCTTTACCCAATCCAAGTGGAGAGTTGGGTCTTGTGGTTCCAGCAAAAGCTTGGATCCCTTTGCCCCTGAAGCGGAGGGTACTTACTGCGTGAGGCTGGCTCCACAGAGCAGCGTTCACCTGCTTCGCGCACTTGACAATGGATGGATGGATTACAGGGTGGTGCCACTTGATCGGTTGACCTCAATTGCA
This window harbors:
- the LOC8284454 gene encoding UDP-glycosyltransferase 83A1; the encoded protein is MEKKPHVIVIPYPAQGHVAPLMKLAYKLADHGIKVTFVNSESIHGRIMAAMPENLEEKIPISLISISDGVESNRDRKDRIKKLKSISSSMPGNLQKLIESLNQSANHDDQVSCVIADLTLKGALEVAKKMGIKRAGVLPYGVGNLALQLHAPKLIEDGIIDADGMPLKDEVICLAKTFPPCNSNELVWSVSGETEMQKFIFAQFIRDIAEAARNSNWLLVNSFSELEPSACDLIPDASPIGPFCANNHLGQPFAGNLWREDSTCLNWLDQQPEDSVIYAAFGSTGVCNQQQLNELAIGLEMIGQPFLWVVRSDFTKGSLTEFPDGFMERVATYGKIVEWAPQEQVLAHPSTACFFSHCGWNSTMEGLTMGIPFLCWPCLVDQFHNKSYICETWKVGLGVIPDENGIVTRNEIKAKIEKLLSDKDIKANSLKLKEMSQKSISEGGSSFKNFISFVEQIKQ